From Eubalaena glacialis isolate mEubGla1 chromosome 17, mEubGla1.1.hap2.+ XY, whole genome shotgun sequence, a single genomic window includes:
- the MYC gene encoding myc proto-oncogene protein → MPLNVSFANRNYDLDYDSVQPYFYCDEEENFYQQQQQSELQPPAPSEDIWKKFELLPTPPLSPSRRSGLCSPSYVTVASFSPRGDDGGGGGSFSSADQLEMVTELLGGDMVNQSFICDPDDETFIKNIIIQDCMWSGFSAAAKLVSEKLASYQAARKDSGSPSPARGHGGCSTSSLYLQDLSAAASECIDPSVVFPYPLNDSSSPKPCASPDSTAFSPSSDSLLSSAASSPRASPEPLALHEETPPTTSSDSEEEQEDEEEIDVVSVEKRQPPAKRSESGSPSAGGHSKPPHSPLVLKRCHVSTHQHNYAAPPSTRKDCPATKRAKLDSGRVLKQISNNRKCASPRSSDTEENDKRRTHNVLERQRRNELKRSFFALRDQIPELENNEKAPKVVILKKATAYILSVQAEEQKLISEKDELRKRREQLKLKLEQLRNSCA, encoded by the exons ATGCCCCTCAACGTCAGCTTCGCCAACAGGAACTATGACCTCGACTACGACTCGGTGCAGCCTTATTTCTACTGCGACGAGGAGGAGAACTTctaccagcagcagcagcagagcgAGCTGCAGCCGCCTGCGCCCAGCGAGGATATCTGGAAGAAATTCGAGCTGCTGCCCACCCCGCCCCTGTCCCCGAGCCGCCGCTCCGGGCTCTGCTCGCCCTCGTACGTCACGGTCGCGTCCTTCTCCCCCAGGGGAgacgacggcggcggcggcggcagcttcTCCTCGGCGGACCAGCTGGAGATGGTGACCGAGCTGCTGGGAGGAGACATGGTGAACCAGAGCTTCATTTGCGACCCCGACGATGAGACCTTCATCAAAAATATCATCATCCAGGACTGTATGTGGAGCGGCTTCTCGGCCGCCGCCAAGCTCGTCTCGGAGAAGCTGGCCTCTTACCAGGCTGCGCGCAAAGACAGCGGCAGCCCGAGCCCCGCCCGCGGGCACGGCGGCTGCTCCACCTCCAGCTTGTACCTGCAGGACCTGAGCGCCGCCGCCTCCGAATGCATCGACCCCTCCGTGGTCTTCCCCTACCCGCTCAACGACAGCAGCTCGCCCAAGCCCTGCGCCTCCCCCGACTCCACCGCCTTCTCCCCGTCCTCGGACTCTCTGCTCTCCTCCGCCGCGTCCTCCCCGCGGGCCAGTCCCGAGCCCCTGGCGCTCCACGAGGAGACACCACCCACCACCAGCAGCGACTCTG AGGAAGAACAAGAGGATGAGGAAGAAATTGATGTTGTTTCTGTGGAAAAGAGGCAGCCCCCTGCCAAAAGGTCAGAATCGGGGTCACCCTCTGCCGGAGGCCACAGCAAACCTCCTCACAGCCCGCTAGTCCTTAAGAGATGCCACGTGTCCACCCATCAGCACAATTATGCAGCGCCCCCCTCCACTAGGAAGGACTGTCCCGCCACCAAGAGGGCTAAGTTGGACAGTGGCAGGGTCCTGAAACAGATCAGCAACAATCGCAAATGTGCCAGCCCCAGGTCTTCGGACACCGAGGAGAATGACAAGAGGCGGACACACAACGTCTTGGAACGCCAGAGGAGAAACGAGCTGAAACGCAGCTTTTTTGCCCTTCGTGACCAGATCCCGGAgttagaaaacaatgaaaaggcCCCCAAGGTAGTTATCCTTAAAAAAGCCACAGCATACATCCTGTCCGTCCAAGCAGAGGAGCAAAAGCTCATTTCAGAAAAAGACGAGTTGCGGAAGAGGCGAGAACAGTTGAAACTCAAACTTGAACAGCTACGGAACTCTTGCGCATAA